Proteins found in one Populus alba chromosome 14, ASM523922v2, whole genome shotgun sequence genomic segment:
- the LOC118054146 gene encoding cytochrome P450 724B1 encodes MAGELWVGVLVGITGGLLGLIMNHFLPVFLKLGHNVPKGSFGWPLLGETLGFLKPHPSNTLGTFLRDHCSRYGNVFRSHLFLSPTVVSCDQELNYFILQNEGKLFQCSYPKPIHGILGNVSMLVAVGDTHKRLRNVAISLVSITKSKPEFLNDIERTAIQVLSSWKDKQQVVFCEEARKFSFNVIVKQVLGLTSEEPETREILEDFLTFMRGLVSIPLYIPGTPYARAVQARSRISSRVKAIIEERRSRNSRSVRNDFLEILLSVDTLSEDEKVSFVLDSLLGGYETTSLLMAMVVHLLGQSPTALEQLKLEHEQIRSLKEKDECLNWEDYKTMEFTQNVISEALRYGNIVKFVHRKALKDVKFRDYLIPSGWKVLPVFTAVHLDSSVHANALQFHPWRWETQDQTSKRFTPFGGGSRYCPGSELAKIEVAFFLHHLVQNFRWTAEDVDQPMAYPYVEFGKGLLINLDRCST; translated from the exons ATGGCTGGAGAGCTCTGGGTTGGTGTTTTGGTTGGTATAACTGGTGGTCTGTTGGGTCTAATAATGAATCATTTTCTGCCCGTGTTCTTGAAGCTTGGTCATAATGTCCCAAAGGGCTCTTTTGGGTGGCCTCTACTTGGTGAAACCCTCGGTTTCTTGAAACCTCACCCTTCGAACACCCTCGGTACGTTTCTTCGAGATCACTGTTCCAG GTACGGGAACGTGTTCAGGTCCCATTTATTTCTCTCTCCAACGGTGGTGTCCTGTGACCAGGAGCTGAACtatttcattcttcaaaacGAAGGCAAGTTATTCCAGTGCAGCTATCCTAAGCCTATTCACGGAATTCTTGGCAATGTCTCCATGCTGGTGGCTGTTGGTGATACTCACAAGAGACTCAGAAATGTGGCTATCTCTCTAGTTAGCATTACTAAATCAAAGCCAGAGTTCTTGAATGACATAGAAAGAACTGCCATTCAAGTATTGAGCTCCTGGAAAGATAAACAACAGGTCGTGTTCTGTGAAGAGGCTAGAAAG TTCTCATTCAATGTAATAGTAAAGCAAGTGCTCGGTTTAACATCAGAGGAGCCGGAGACTAGAGAAATTCTTGAAGATTTTCTTACTTTTATGAGAGGACTAGTATCTATCCCTCTGTATATTCCCGGTACTCCATATGCTAGAGCTGTTCAG GCTAGAAGCAGGATATCTTCTAGAGTTAAAGCAATTATAGAGGAAAGAAGATCAAGAAATAGTAGGAGTGTGAGGAATGATTTTCTTGAAATACTTCTAAGTGTTGATACCTTATCTGAAGATGAAAAAGTGAGCTTTGTGTTGGATTCTCTTTTGGGTGGGTACGAAACTACCTCGCTCTTAATGGCCATGGTGGTGCATCTTCTAGGCCAGTCACCCACTGCATTAGAGCAGTTAAAG CTAGAGCATGAGCAAATAAGAAGCCTGAAGGAGAAAGATGAGTGTTTGAATTGGGAAGATTATAAGACGATGGAATTCACTCAAAAT GTTATCAGTGAAGCACTGAGATATGGAAACATTGTGAAATTTGTACACCGAAAGGCTCTCAAAGACGTCAAGTTCAGAG ACTACCTCATTCCATCTGGGTGGAAGGTCCTACCTGTTTTTACAGCTGTGCATTTAGATTCGTCTGTCCATGCAAATGCTCTCCAGTTTCATCCTTGGAGATGGGAg ACTCAAGATCAGACTAGCAAGAGGTTTACACCTTTTGGTGGAGGATCTAGATACTGTCCCGGATCTGAACTTGCCAAGATTGAGGTCGCCTTCTTCCTTCACCACCTTGTTCAGAACTTCAG ATGGACAGCCGAGGATGTTGACCAACCCATGGCATATCCATACGTTGAATTTGGAAAAGGGCTGTTGATAAATTTGGATCGTTGTTCTACCTGA